ACATCGCCGTGGCCATCTCGTCGAGGAGTTCCTGCTTGTTCTTGAAATGCCAGTACAGGGCGGGCGCTTGGACGTCCAGTTCCTTGGCGATGGCGCGCAGGGTCAGTCCGTCGAGGCCCGTCTCGTTCAGCAGCCGCAGTGCGGTCTCCGCGACCCTCGCCCGGTCGATCTTCGTCGTGCCCATTCCGCGCACTTTACCCCTCACCCCTTGACTCCTTAACGCCGTTAAGGACACACTCGCCGCATGGAACTTAACAACGTTAAGGACGGCAGTTCGCTGGACGCGGACGTGCTGATCGTCGGCGCGGGGCCCTGCGGTCTCGCGCTCGCCTGCGACCTGGCCCGGCGCGGGGTGCGCCACCTCCTGGTCGAACGCTCGGGAACCCTCTTCGCGGGCTCCCGCGGCAAGGGCATCCAGCCCCGCACCCGGGAGGTCCTGGACGACCTCGGAGTGGGCGGGGCGGTACGGGCGCACGGCGGGGCCGCGCCCGTCCAGATGCCCTGGAAGGACGGCGAGCGCCTGGGCGCGTACGACATGTTCCGCCGTGCGGCACCCACCGACGCGGAGCCGTACGGGGAGCCCTGGATGATGCCGCAGTGGCGGACGCAGGAGATCCTGCTCGCCCGGCTGCGCGAGCTGGGCGGCGACGTCGTCCTCTCGTCCGCCCTGACGGGGTTCTCCCAGGACGCCGACGGGGTCACCGCGCACCTCACCACCGGCGAGGTCCGCGCCCGCCACCTGGTCGCCGCGGACGGCGGGCGCTCCACGGTCCGGCGTGCGCTCTCCCTCGCGATGGAGGGCGAGACCGTCGACCCGTCCCCCATGCTGGTGGCCGACGTGCGGATCTCACCGGCGGCGCTCGACCGGCTCAACTGGCACATCTTCGTGCACGACGCGGGCCTGCTCACCCTCTGCCCACTGCCCGGCACGGAGGACTTCCAGCTGGTCGCGCAGTTCCCGGAGGGGAGGCCCGACACCTCTGCCGAGGGCGTACAGGCACTCGTCGCCGCCCGCACCCACCTCGGCGCGGACGCGGTCACCGAGGTCCGCTGGTCCTCGGACTTCCGGCCCCGCGCGGCGCTCGTCGAACGCTTCCGCCAGGGGCGCGTCCTCCTCGCCGGGGACGCCGCCCATGTGCACTCCCCGGCGGGCGGGCAGGGGCTGAACACCAGCGTCCAGGACGCGTACAACCTGGGCTGGAAGCTCGGCCAGGTGCTGCTGCACGGCGCCCCCGAAGCCCTCCTGGAGACGTACGAGCAGGAGCGCCGCCCGATCGCCGCGGAGATGCTGGGCCTCTCCACCCGCATCCACCGGGGTGAGCAGCAACGTGGTGAGGACGCCCAGCAGTTGGGGCTCGGCTACCGCGAGGGCCCGCTCTCCGAGGGCGCGGCGGGCGTGCTGGTGGCGGGCGACCGGGCGCCGGACGGGGACGCGGGCGGAGGGCGGCGGCTCTTCGACGTGTTCCGTGGCCCGCACTTCACCCTGCTGGCGGTCGGCACGGACGCCCCGCTGCCGGTGCCGGACGACGTCATGGTCCGGGTGCACCGCGCGCCGCTCTCGGCGGCGTACGGTTCCGGGCTGTTCCTGGTCCGCCCGGACGGGTACGTCGGCTGGGCGGGCACCACCGCCGAGGGCCTGGGCGCGTACGCCGCACGGCTGGGCCTCGCCCTGCCGGAACCGGCCGCCCGGTGACCCGGGCGGGACTCAGATGCCGCTGAGCGAGAGCTTCGCGGCGAAACCGAGGAAGAGCAGGCCGGCCGCCGAAGTGGCCGTCGCCGAGAGCCGCTTGCGGCGGCGGAAGGCGGCGGCGAGGCGGGTGCCGCCGAAGATCAGCGCGGAGAGGTAGAGGAAGCTCGCCAGCTGGAGCAGCCCGCCCAGCACCACGAACGAGAGCGCCGGGTAGGCGTAGTCGGGGTCCACGAACTGCACGAAGAAGGAGATCAGGAAGAGGATGGCCTTCGGGTTGAAGATGCTGACCACCAGGGCCCGGCGGT
The DNA window shown above is from Streptomyces sp. NBC_00247 and carries:
- a CDS encoding FAD-dependent monooxygenase; translated protein: MELNNVKDGSSLDADVLIVGAGPCGLALACDLARRGVRHLLVERSGTLFAGSRGKGIQPRTREVLDDLGVGGAVRAHGGAAPVQMPWKDGERLGAYDMFRRAAPTDAEPYGEPWMMPQWRTQEILLARLRELGGDVVLSSALTGFSQDADGVTAHLTTGEVRARHLVAADGGRSTVRRALSLAMEGETVDPSPMLVADVRISPAALDRLNWHIFVHDAGLLTLCPLPGTEDFQLVAQFPEGRPDTSAEGVQALVAARTHLGADAVTEVRWSSDFRPRAALVERFRQGRVLLAGDAAHVHSPAGGQGLNTSVQDAYNLGWKLGQVLLHGAPEALLETYEQERRPIAAEMLGLSTRIHRGEQQRGEDAQQLGLGYREGPLSEGAAGVLVAGDRAPDGDAGGGRRLFDVFRGPHFTLLAVGTDAPLPVPDDVMVRVHRAPLSAAYGSGLFLVRPDGYVGWAGTTAEGLGAYAARLGLALPEPAAR